A single window of Ovis canadensis isolate MfBH-ARS-UI-01 breed Bighorn chromosome 15, ARS-UI_OviCan_v2, whole genome shotgun sequence DNA harbors:
- the BACE1 gene encoding beta-secretase 1 isoform X2, which yields MIIGGIDHSLYTGSLWYTPIRREWYYEVIIVRVEINGQDLKMDCKEYNYDKSIVDSGTTNLRLPKKVFEAAVKSIKAASSTEKFPDGFWLGEQLVCWQAGTTPWNIFPVISLYLMGEVTNQSFRITILPQQYLRPVEDVATSQDDCYKFAISQSSTGTVMGAVIMEGFYVVFDRARKRIGFAVSACHVHDEFRTAAVEGPFVTPDMEDCGYNIPQTDESTLMTIAYVMAAICALFMLPLCLMVCQWRCLRCLRHQHDDFADDISLLK from the exons ATG atcaTTGGGGGTATCGACCACTCGCTGTACACGGGCAGCCTCTGGTATACTCCCATTAGGCGGGAGTGGTATTATGAGGTGATCATTGTACGGGTGGAGATCAATGGACAGGATCTGaaaatggactgcaaggag TACAACTATGACAAGAGCATCGTCGACAGTGGCACCACCAACCTTCGATTACCCAAGAAAGTGTTCGAAGCTGCTGTCAAATCCATCAAAGCAGCCTCCTCG ACGGAGAAGTTCCCAGACGGATTCTGGCTAGGGGAGCAGCTGGTGTGCTGGCAAGCAGGCACCACCCCGTGGAACATTTTCCCAGTCATCTCACTCTACCTAATGGGCGAGGTCACCAACCAGTCCTTCCGCATCACCATCCTTCCACAG CAATACCTGCGGCCCGTGGAAGATGTGGCTACCTCCCAAGACGACTGTTACAAGTTCGCCATTTCACAGTCGTCCACCGGCACTGTCATGGGAGCAGTCATCATGGAGGGCTTCTACGTTGTCTTTGATCGGGCCCGGAAACGAATCGGCTTTGCTGTCAGTGCTTGCCATG TGCATGATGAGTTCAGGACGGCAGCGGTGGAGGGCCCTTTCGTCACCCCCGACATGGAAGACTGTGGCTACAACATCCCGCAGACAGACGAGTCGACCCTCATGACCATAGCCTACGTCATGGCTGCCATCTGCGCGCTCTTCatgctgcccctctgcctgatgGTGTGCCAGTGGCGCTGCCTCCGCTGCCTCCGCCACCAGCACGACGACTTTGCTGACGACATCTCCCTGCTGAAGTGA